In a genomic window of Oncorhynchus keta strain PuntledgeMale-10-30-2019 chromosome 28, Oket_V2, whole genome shotgun sequence:
- the cnbpa gene encoding CCHC-type zinc finger, nucleic acid binding protein a: MEMSSSECFRCGRPGHWIKNCPEAGGRGRGRGRGRGKDLFCYRCGEQGHIARDCEQTEDACYNCHRSGHISRDCKEPKKEREQCCYSCGKAGHVARDCDHANEQKCYSCGGFGHIQKLCDKVKCYRCGEIGHVAVQCSKASEVNCYKCGNTGHLAKECTIEATA, translated from the exons ATGGAGATGAGCAGTAGCGAGTGCTTCCGATGTGGCCGTCCTGGGCATTGGATCAAGAACTGCCCCGAAGCTGGAGGGCGTGGCCGCGGCAGGggcagaggaagaggaaagg ATCTGTTCTGCTATCGCTGTGGAGAGCAAGGTCACATTGCCAGAGACTGTGAACAGACTGAGGATG CCTGCTACAACTGCCACAGGAGCGGCCATATTTCCCGTGACTGCAAGGAGCCCAAGAAGGAGCGGGAGCAGTGTTGCTACAGCTGTGGCAAGGCTGGCCACGTGGCCCGCGACTGCGACCATGCCAATGAGCAGAAGTGCTATTCCTGCGGAGGCTTTGGCCACATCCAGAAACTTTGCGATAAAGTCAAATGTTACAG GTGTGGCGAGATCGGCCATGTGGCTGTGCAGTGCAGCAAAGCCAGTGAGGTGAACTGCTACAAGTGCGGCAACACCGGCCACCTTGCTAAAGAGTGCACCATTGAAGCCACAGCATAA
- the LOC118361400 gene encoding haloacid dehalogenase-like hydrolase domain-containing 5 — protein MRGLMQFYRALNALCNRQVKRRAVFAGSQCGFSGTVSDSKPQPRFGLLFDIDGVLVRGKMPIPAAKKAFQKLVNSQGQFAVPVVFVTNAGNCMRQMKADQLSHILGVPITMDQVMMSHSPLRMFKKYHDKCVLVSGQGPVLDIAKNLGFQNVVSVDMLRESFPLLDMVDHNRRPKVPSSPIANLPTVEAVILFGEPIRWETNLQLIIDILLTNGNLNGAHQSQKLPQLPLLACNMDLMWMAEAQSPRFGHGTFLVCLENIYKKITGKEVKYTALMGKPSELTYHFAEYLIRGQAVERNWTQPITTLYAIGDNLMTDIYGANLYNRYLEERTRRKTSKAVTKMATATGSDAALPQVNDHVENAWESELAPPSATSCKSILVCTGVYNPHTEVPNDTNQCIKETVFHGHRDFHFDPALVEPGHIVQNVADAVELIFEQEKFVPQ, from the exons ATGAGGGGACTCATGCAGTTTTACCGGGCTCTGAACGCCCTGTGTAACCGACAAGTCAAGCGAAGAGCTGTATTTGCCGGTTCTCAGTGCGGGTTTAGCGGAACCGTGTCTGATAGCAAG CCACAGCCACGCTTTGGACTGCTGTTTGACATCGATGGCGTGCTTGTCCGGGGAAAGATGCCCATCCCTGCTGCAAAAAAGGCCTTTCAAAAACTGGTCAACTCTCAGGGACAATTTGCGGTGCCAGTTGTTTTTGTTACCAACGCAGGGAATTGCATGCGGCAGATGAAAGCAGACCAGCTCTCTCACATCCTGGGTGTGCCT ATCACTATGGACCAGGTGATGATGTCACACAGTCCACTGAGGATGTTCAAGAAGTACCATGACAAGTGTGTTCTGGTGTCAGGACAAGGACCCGTCCTGGATATTGCCAAAAA CTTGGGCTTCCAGAATGTGGTCAGTGTCGACATGCTGAGAGAGTCATTTCCTCTTCTGGACATGGTGGACCACAACAGACGACCCAAAGTGCCG TCCAGTCCAATTGCCAACCTTCCCACAGTAGAAG CTGTTATTCTGTTTGGAGAGCCAATCCGATGGGAGACCAACCTCCAGCTGATAATTGATATCCTGTTGACCAATGGGAACCTGAACGGAGCCCACCAGAGCCAGAAGCTACCCCAACTCCCCCTGCTGGCCTGCAACATGGACCTCATGTGGATGGCCGAGGCCCAGTCTCCACG GTTTGGTCATGGGACGTTCCTTGTGTGCTTGGAGAACATCTATAAGAAAATAACAGGTAAAGAGGTGAAGTACACGGCTCTGATGGGGAAGCCCAGTGAACTGACCTATCACTTTGCTGAGTACCTTATCAGAGGCCAGGCCGTGGAGAGAAACTGGACACAGCCCATCACCACCCTCTATGCTATTGG GGATAACCTGATGACTGACATCTATGGGGCCAACCTCTACAACCGCTACCTGGAAGAGAGGACAAGGAGGAAGACCTCCAAAGCTGTCACCAAGATGGCCACCGCCACGGGCTCCGACGCAGCCCTGCCCCAGGTCAACGACCACGTAGAAAATGCCTGGGAGAGCGAGCTGGCACCCCCCTCCGCCACCTCCTGCAAATCTATCCTGGTATGTACTGGGGTGTACAACCCCCACACAGAGGTGCCCAATGACACCAACCAGTGCATCAAGGAGACTGTGTTCCACGGGCACCGGGACTTCCACTTTGACCCGGCGCTGGTGGAGCCCGGGCACATCGTGCAGAACGTGGCTGACGCTGTGGAGCTCATCTTTGAGCAGGAGAAGTTTGTGCCTCAGTAA
- the gp9 gene encoding glycoprotein IX (platelet) has translation MLLGSGIAILLLLATTSAQPSTKPCRCSALQPSGLQVNCSSMSLMEVPLLSPDATELYLQDNQLSTVPSGHFDRLQNLRRVTLSGNPFHCDCGIQFLRTWLRRNSAVVSGGVPTCASPSGVAHTAITALSDAYFSSCAQQSCAGWVYDTMVGVMLCGLIGLLLWGLRLAKNSTFTLDIDQRHAGLEVDSLRSLKPKHRRLQRTLSEERENSASLTWTNDPERPLINMEILPQILDVLHTKHNIKIKTI, from the coding sequence ATGCTCTTAGGTTCAGGGAtagccatcctcctcctcctggccaCTACCAGTGCACAGCCCAGCACAAAGCCCTGCCGGTGTTCAGCTCTCCAGCCTTCAGGGCTACAGGTTAACTGCAGCTCCATGAGCCTCATGGAAGTGCCCCTTCTCTCTCCAGACGCCACAGAGCTCTACCTCCAGGACAACCAGCTGTCCACAGTACCCTCAGGGCACTTTGACAGGCTGCAAAACCTGAGGAGGGTCACCCTATCTGGGAACCCTTTCCACTGCGACTGTGGCATCCAGTTCCTGAGGACCTGGCTGAGGAGGAACTCAGCTGTCGTGTCTGGTGGGGTGCCCACCTGTGCCAGCCCCAGTGGTGTGGCACATACAGCAATCACTGCGCTCAGTGATGCCTACTTCTCTTCCTGTGCCCAGCAAAGCTGTGCAGGGTGGGTGTATGACACCATGGTGGGGGTGATGCTGTGTGGGCTCATCGGCCTGCTGCTGTGGGGTCTGAGGCTGGCCAAGAACTCCACCTTCACTCTGGACATCGATCAGAGACATGCAGGGTTGGAGGTGGACTCTCTGAGGTCGCTGAAGCCCAAACACAGGAGGCTCCAGAGGACTCTATCTGAGGAGAGGGAGAACTCTGCCTCTCTCACCTGGACAAACGACCCAGAGAGACCGCTGATTAACATGGAGATATTGCCCCAAATACTGGACGTATTGCACACGAAACACAATATAAAGATAAAGACAATATAA